From the Streptomyces sp. Sge12 genome, the window CCGCTGACCCCGAGCGCGGCCGCCAGCCGTCGCGTCGACACCGCCTCCAGCCCCTCGGCGTCCACCAGGGCGCCGGCCGCCTCGACGATGCGGTCCCGGCTGAGAAGGGGCTTGCGCGGTCTGGCCATGCGCCACATAGTAGGGCCTGCCCGCCATAAACTACCGGTGCTAGTTAAAGGCGCCGATCCCGTCCGGAGGTGCCCGGTGAATCTGGAGCTGAGCGAGGAGCAGACCGCCGTCCGCCGGCTCGCCCGCGAGTTCACCGAGCGCGAGGTCGCCCCGTACGCCGCCGAGTGGGACCGCGCCGAGAGCGTGGACCGGGCCATCGTGAAGAAGCTGGGCGCGCTGGGCTTCCTCGGCCTGACCGTCCCCGAGGAGTACGGGGGCTCCGGCGGCGACCACCTCGCCTACGTCCTGGTCACCGAGGAGCTCGGGCGCGGCGACTCGGCCGTGCGCGGGATCGTCTCCGTCTCCCTCGGCCTGGTCGCCAAGACCATCGCCGCCTGGGGCACCGAGGACCAGAAGCGCGCCTGGCTGCCTCGCCTCTGCTCCGGCGACGCGCTCGGCTGCTTCGGACTGACCGAGCCCGGCACCGGCTCCGACGCCGGCAACCTCACCACGCGCGCCGTGCGCGAGGGGGACACGTACGTACTCGACGGCAGCAAGATGTTCATCACCAACGGCACGTGGGCCGACGTGGTGCTGCTCTTCGCCCGTACCGGCGACGAGCCGGGCCACCGCGGGGTCTCCGCCTTCCTCGTTCCCACCGACACCCCCGGCCTGACCCGCCGCGAGATCCACGGCAAACTCGGCCTGCGGGGCCAGGCCACCGCCGAACTCGTCCTCGACGGCGTCCGCGTGCCCGCCTCCACGATGCTCGGCCCCGAGGGCAAGGGCTTCTCCGTCGCCATGTCCGCCCTCGCCAAGGGCCGGATGTCGGTCGCCGCCGGCTGCGTCGGCATCGCCCAGGCGGCCCTGGACGCGGCGCTCTCGTACGCCGCCCAGCGCGAGCAGTTCGGCAAGCCGATAGCCCACCACCAGCTGGTCCAGGAGCTCATCGCGGACATCTCGGTCGACGTGGACGCGGCCCGGCTGCTCACCTGGCGGGTCGCCGACCTCATCGACCGCGGGCAGCCCTTCGCCACCGAGTCCTCCACCGCCAAGCTCTTCGCCTCCGAGGCCGCCGTGCGCGCCGCGAGCAACGCCCTCCAGGTGCACGGCGGGTACGGCTACATCGACGAGTACCCGGCGGGCAAGCTGCTGCGCGACGCCCGCGTGATGACCCTGTACGAGGGCACCAGCCAGATCCAGAAGCTGCTCATCGGCCGCGCCCGCACCGGGGTTTCGGCGTTCTGAGGCCGGTCGGCCGCCCCCATGGGCGCGCGGGGTGAGCGTGCGTGGTGAGTACGTGGGATGAGTACCCGGTATGAGTACGCGTGCGGATGTGCGCCGCGCCGGTCCGCCCGATGCTCGACCCATGAACGAGACACCGGTCAAGCAGCAGAGCACGGGGGCGTACTACGGCCAGGCCGTCGCCTCCTTCGGCATCGCCATCGGCGCCGTGTCCGTGGGGATCTACAACCTGGAGGTGGACGGCTGGGTCCGGGCCTTCCTCGGAATCGCGGTCCTCTACCTCACCACCTCGGCCTTCACCCTCGCCAAGGTGATCCGCGACCGCCAGGAGGTCACGCAGATCGTCAGCCGGGTGGATCAGGCCAGGATGGAGAAGATAATGGCCGAGTACGACCCCTTCGCACCGAAGTAGCCCGCCCGACGGGCCCGGATCCGGTCGAGCCGCGCCCCGGCCCCGCGCCCCGGCCCCGCACACCGGCCCCGCGCACCGGCCCCGCGCACCGGCCCCGCGCGCCGCGCCCGACACGGCTAAGCGCTTGCTCACCCTCCGGTAGGGTGTTGCCTTCCATACGGTGAAGGGTGAGTGAGCGATGGGCAGCGCGGAGGATACGGTCGACGGCTACAAGCCGTGGTCCGAGGTCACCCCCGACGCCGCGCGGCGACTGCTGGTCGCCGCCGTCGAAGCCTTCGCCGAGCGCGGGTACCACGCCACCACCACACGTGACATCGCGGGCCGTGCCGGTATGAGCCCGGCCGCGCTCTACATCCACTACAAGACCAAGGAAGAGCTGCTCCACCGGATCAGCCGGATCGGCCACGACAAGGCGCTGGAGATCCTGACCACCGCCGCCGACGGCCCCGGCAGCCCCGCCGACCGGCTCGACGCCGCCGTGCGGTCCTTCGTGCGCTGGCACGCCGCGCACCACACCACCGCGCGCGTGGTCCAGTACGAGCTCGACGCCCTTGCCCCGGAGCACCGCTCGGAGATCGTGGCGCTGCGCCGGCGGAGCGACGCCGCCGTGCGCAGCATCCTGGCCGACGGAGTGGCCGCGGGGGAGTTCGACGTCCCCGACCTGCCGGGCACCACGCTCGCCGTGCTGTCCCTGTGCATCGACGTGGCGCGCTGGTTCAGCGTGGCCGGGCAGCGCACGCCCGACGAGGTCGGCGGGCTCTACGCCGACCTCGTGCTCCGCATGGTGGCCGCGCGGCCGGCCCCTGCGCGGTAGTGCCGCCGGACGGGCTTCAGAAGTAGTAGCGCGACACCGACTCCGCCACGCACACCGGCTTGTCGCCGCCCTCCCGCTCGACCGTCACCGTGGCCGTGACCTGTACGCCGCCGCCCGCCTCCGCGACCTCCGTGATCACGGCGGTCGCGCGCAGCCGCGAGCCGACGGGCACCGGCGCCGGGAAGCGCACCTTGTTCGTCCCGTAGTTGAGGCCCATCCGCATGCCCTCCACCCGCATGACCTGCGGGACCAGGCTGGGCAGCAGGGACAGTGTCAGATAGCCGTGCGCGATCGTCGAACCGAAGGGTCCGCCCGCCGCGCGCTCCGGGTCCACGTGGATCCACTGGTGATCGCCGGTGGCATCCGCGAAGAGGTCGATGCGCTTCTGGTCCACCTCCAGCCATGCGCTGGGGCCGAGCGGTTCGCCGACCCCGGCGTGCAGCTCCTCGGCGGACGTGAAGACCCTCGGCTCGGCCATGCCCTGTTCCTGTCTCTCGCGGACCACTGACGGACGAATAAGCGCTTGCTCAGCATGCTGGGGCCCGCATGCGTATGTCAACGGACCTCCGACTACGCTCGACCGGGTGCCGCAGATTCCCGAGAAAATCCATGAGCTCACCGTCGGCCAGCTGTCCGCCCGTAGCGGCGCGGCCGTCTCCGCGCTCCACTTCTACGAGGCCAAGGGCCTGATCAGCAGCCGCCGCACCTCCGGCAACCAGCGCCGCTACACCCGCGACGCTCTGCGCCGCGTGGCCTTCGTGCGCGCCGCCCAGCGCGTGGGCATCCCGCTGGCCAGCATCCGGGAGGCACTCGCCCGGCTCCCCGAGGAGCGCACCCCCAACCGCGAGGACTGGGCCCGCCTCTCCGAGGCCTGGCGCGCCGAACTCGACGAGCGCATCACCCGGCTCGGCCGCCTGCGCGACCACCTGACGGACTGCATCGGCTGCGGCTGCCTGTCGATGGAGACCTGCGCGCTGTCCAATCCGGACGACGTCTTCGGCGAACGCCTCACCGGCTCGCGGCTCTAGGCCGTCTCCGCCAGCAGGTCCCGGGCCGCCGCCACCAGTTCGGCGTTCGACCGCGCCGGACGCCCGTCGGGCAGGTGCGTCACGTCCCCC encodes:
- the soxR gene encoding redox-sensitive transcriptional activator SoxR; this encodes MPQIPEKIHELTVGQLSARSGAAVSALHFYEAKGLISSRRTSGNQRRYTRDALRRVAFVRAAQRVGIPLASIREALARLPEERTPNREDWARLSEAWRAELDERITRLGRLRDHLTDCIGCGCLSMETCALSNPDDVFGERLTGSRL
- a CDS encoding MaoC family dehydratase produces the protein MAEPRVFTSAEELHAGVGEPLGPSAWLEVDQKRIDLFADATGDHQWIHVDPERAAGGPFGSTIAHGYLTLSLLPSLVPQVMRVEGMRMGLNYGTNKVRFPAPVPVGSRLRATAVITEVAEAGGGVQVTATVTVEREGGDKPVCVAESVSRYYF
- a CDS encoding TetR/AcrR family transcriptional regulator: MGSAEDTVDGYKPWSEVTPDAARRLLVAAVEAFAERGYHATTTRDIAGRAGMSPAALYIHYKTKEELLHRISRIGHDKALEILTTAADGPGSPADRLDAAVRSFVRWHAAHHTTARVVQYELDALAPEHRSEIVALRRRSDAAVRSILADGVAAGEFDVPDLPGTTLAVLSLCIDVARWFSVAGQRTPDEVGGLYADLVLRMVAARPAPAR
- a CDS encoding YiaA/YiaB family inner membrane protein, which translates into the protein MNETPVKQQSTGAYYGQAVASFGIAIGAVSVGIYNLEVDGWVRAFLGIAVLYLTTSAFTLAKVIRDRQEVTQIVSRVDQARMEKIMAEYDPFAPK
- a CDS encoding acyl-CoA dehydrogenase family protein, yielding MNLELSEEQTAVRRLAREFTEREVAPYAAEWDRAESVDRAIVKKLGALGFLGLTVPEEYGGSGGDHLAYVLVTEELGRGDSAVRGIVSVSLGLVAKTIAAWGTEDQKRAWLPRLCSGDALGCFGLTEPGTGSDAGNLTTRAVREGDTYVLDGSKMFITNGTWADVVLLFARTGDEPGHRGVSAFLVPTDTPGLTRREIHGKLGLRGQATAELVLDGVRVPASTMLGPEGKGFSVAMSALAKGRMSVAAGCVGIAQAALDAALSYAAQREQFGKPIAHHQLVQELIADISVDVDAARLLTWRVADLIDRGQPFATESSTAKLFASEAAVRAASNALQVHGGYGYIDEYPAGKLLRDARVMTLYEGTSQIQKLLIGRARTGVSAF